One region of Chanodichthys erythropterus isolate Z2021 chromosome 17, ASM2448905v1, whole genome shotgun sequence genomic DNA includes:
- the igldcp gene encoding galectin 17, whose product MDRINWVSAFLMQWLLICVGSSPLSVVVYTSSKVGLPAVLPCAVGSHLDSGQTPHIQWQTITNSVFERMGEELFQGEAYRDRADVPEEMLMRGNCSLFLRDVRFSDAGIYKSYLVVGESSIKNRIFIQSVHLAVVDHKIIKPVETGSDLILDLHTNQAEQVIFQNKNDTRWTVLWERGADISKKGYPKERDNKLFFTRVTASSAGTYKVLDSQGLALSTVKVTVKEPVLAKETESLRIHSELGNATMSMPPLSLIILFLLFHLMLQMN is encoded by the exons ATGGACAGAATTAACTG GGTTTCGGCCTTTCTAATGCAATGGCTTCTCATTTGTGTTG GCTCCTCTCCCCTCTCAGTGGTTGTCTACACCTCATCGAAGGTTGGTCTGCCAGCTGTGCTGCCATGTGCTGTGGGATCACACCTGGACTCTGGTCAAACGCCTCACATTCAGTGGCAGACCATAACCAATTCAGTGTTTGAGCGAATGGGAGAGGAACTCTTTCAGGGGGAGGCTTACAGAGACCGGGCGGATGTGCCTGAGGAAATGCTTATGAGGGGAAACTGCTCTCTGTTCTTGCGGGATGTCAGATTCAGCGATGCAGGCATTTACAAGAGTTACCTGGTGGTTGGTGAATCAAGTATCAAGAACCGAATTTTCATTCAGAGTGTTCATCTTGCAGTTGTTG ATCACAAGATCATCAAGCCTGTGGAGACTGGATCAGACCTGATCCTGGATCTGCACACAAATCAAGCTGAgcaagttatttttcaaaacaaaaatgacaccaGATGGACAGTCTTGTGGGAAAGAGGTGCAGACATAAGCAAGAAAGGCTATCCAAAAGAGAGAGACAACAAGTTGTTTTTTACGAGGGTTACGGCCAGCAGTGCCGGAACATACAAAGTTCTAGACTCACAGGGTTTGGCGCTCAGCACAGTGAAGGTCACAGTTAAAG AACCTGTGCTAGCAAAAGAAACTGAATCTCTGCGAATACATTCTGAATTAG GTAACGCTACAATGAGTATGCCTCCTTTAAGCCTCATTATTCTTTTCCTCTTATTTCACCTAATGCTTCAAATGAATTGA
- the plin2 gene encoding perilipin-2 — MIFCRFSANYSDMASVDVVNNQNVVDRIVHLPLVISTYGMVSNVYCNTKNNHPYLKSVCEVAENGVKSITSAAFYSALPIIGKLEPQISIANDLACKGLDKIEKTLPILHKPSDQIVANAKEAVQDSMEKTKTVVSGGVQTMMESRAVKLMSSRVDTALSTSETLLEQYLPEAEEVKECEVKNTEGFENNSEASSYFVRLGSLSSKVKDRAYQRAVEKIEYTRSLMGWKTGTQSQEENETMADNEAEETESHTVTIAYNLSQQLQTTYLVLVSSLKDLPQHVSVQVTSVSQSAIEIYSSFRKTAAIGDMPSTVLVISRSQLSRIGESMDNVMDYLVNNTPLNWLVGPFYPRVQRSTANGPKSNKHRTLQPEVEMQSVNEDR, encoded by the exons ATGATCTTTTGCAGATTTTCTGCTAATTACAGTGACATGGCTTCTGTGGACGTTGTGAATAACCAG AATGTGGTTGACCGAATAGTTCACCTTCCCTTGGTTATTTCCACCTATGGCATGGTGTCAAATGTGTACTGCAACACCAAGAACAACCATCCATACTTAAAGTCTGTGTGTGAGGTGGCGGAGAATGGTGTTAAATCCATAACCTCAGCTGCCTTTTACAGTGCTTTACCAATCATTGGCAAACTAGAGCCTCAGA TCTCTATTGCAAATGACCTGGCGTGCAAAGGACTGGATAAGATAGAGAAGACTCTGCCGATCCTACACAAGCCGTCTGATCAG ATTGTCGCCAATGCCAAAGAGGCAGTGCAGGACAGCATGGAAAAGACCAAGACGGTGGTTAGCGGTGGAGTCCAAACAATGATGGAGAGCAGGGCGGTCAAACTGATGAGCAGCAGAGTGGACACAGCGCTGAGCACATCTGAGACTCTGCTGGAGCAGTACTTACCTGAAGCTGAGGAGGTGAAAG AATGTGAAGTGAAGAACACTGAAGGATTTGAGAATAACAGTGAAGCATCCAGTTACTTCGTTCGACTGGGGTCTCTCTCCAGCAAAGTCAAGGACAGGGCTTACCAGAGAGCTGTTGAAAAG ATTGAATATACCCGTTCACTGATGGGCTGGAAGACCGGGACTCAGAGTCAAGAAGAGAACGAGACAATGGCAGACAATGAAGCTGAG GAAACAGAATCACACACAGTGACCATTGCCTACAACCTCAGCCAGCAACTTCAGACCACATATCTGGTCTTGGTGTCCAGCCTCAAAGATCTCCCTCAGCACGTCTCGGTCCAGGTCACCTCTGTCAGCCAGTCCGCCATAGAGATATACAGCAGCTTCAGAAAGACGGCCGCCATAGGAGATATGCCCAGTACCGTACTCGTCATCAGTCGATCTCAGCTGAGCAGAATAGGAGAATCCATGGATAACGTCATGGACTACCTAGTCAACAATACACCTCTCAATTGGCTGGTAGGTCCGTTTTACCCACGCGTGCAGCGCAGTACTGCAAACGGCCCCAAAAGTAACAAACACAGGACCCTTCAGCCTGAAGTGGAGATGCAGTCGGTGAATGAAGACAGATga